The segment CCGCTACGAACGCAAGGGCACCCACTTCGCCGCGTTCGCCACCATCGCCGCCGCCCTCATCTGCCACCACAGACTCACCAAATGAGATGTCCTCTTAAGGTGTGGGAGTCCTCCACCCGCAAGCCGCTCAAGGACGTCAAGGTGGCCAACGCCGGGACCAAGACCGCGCTCAACACCGCGAACGGGAGGATCTACACCGTCCAGCCCGGCGAGCGGACCCTCACCAGCGTGCTGATCGAGATCGACCCGGCCAGCGGGAAGACGCGCACCTGGGATACCGCGGACAAGTACTTCGACGGCGTCGCCGCCCACCCCGTCACCGGGCGGTTCTACGTCGCCGGATCCCTCTACAACAGCTCCGGTTTCGCGCTGACGGCCTTCGACCCGGCCGCCGGCAAGAGCCTGGGCAAGGCCGAGATCCCCGGCGACGTCGCGCACGGCGTCGCCGTCGACTTCGTGGCCAAGGAGGTCTTCGTCGCCTCCTCGGACAAGATCGGCTACAAGCCCCGGACCGTCATCTTCAGCGACCGGCCCTGACACCCCGGGACCACGACCGCCGCGGGCCGGGGCACCGCCCCGCCCCGCGCCCACTCCAGCGCGGTGTCCAGGCCCTCGGGGTCGACGTCGTCCGGGCCGTCCTCGCCGTCACCGAAGCCGCCGTCGTCCTCGCGCAGGCCGGCCAGCTCGTAGGCGATCGTGGCGTAGGCGTCCAGGTCTCTCGGGTGCAGCACCCGGTCGCCGATCGCCACCGCCCCCTCCGAACTCGCCGTCACGGCCTTCGGGTCCTGGCACACGGTCATCCCGGTCATCACCATGCGGGTCAGTCTTCCGAGCCCCGGCACGCCGGATCCCAGGAACGGGCGGATCTCGGCGAACTCCTGCGCGCGAGCGCCCTTCTGAGCTCCCACGAGCCCACAGGCGTATCCAGGCCCCGGGACGGTCGTGGGACCTTTCTGCCTGCCACAGCGACCCGGCGAACCGCCCTACTCGGCCCTCTACGCCCTCTTCCGCCACTCCCAGGCGGTCAACCGGGACAGAGGCTTCACCATCGCCACCATCGCCACCGTCGGCCCGGAGACAGGCGCCCGGACCGGCTCGATCCGAGGCGAGGAGTTCGCCCACCAGATCCTGGAGACACTCGACCTGTGCGGCGTGCGGGACGGCACCTGCCCCCGGGACGCCTGCGTCCGGCGCCACCAGCTCGGCCGCGAACCGGTCGGTACGCGACACCGTCAGCCTCGCCGCGGCCCCCGCCAGCTCCTGCTCCTCCTCGACGTCGAGCGCGAGCACCAAGTCCCGCCGCTCCCGGTCGGGCCCGGCGAAGCCCGACCGCTGCGCCCGCACCCACCGGCCCAGCGGCTCGCCCTCGAAGACGGTCTCCACCCAGAGGCCGGCCCAGCCGACAGGGCCGTCGGACTCCAGCCACCACTGCCGGGCGGTCGCACGGGCGCCCAGGCCCTCGGGTCGGTCGGCCGGTGCGGTCACCACCACGGCTCGATCTCCTCCGGCGCCAACCGCTGTTCGAGGGCCGGCGCCCCCGACCCGCCCCCGGGGACCTTGTCCCCGGAGGTCTCGGCTGCGGTCCGCAGCCCGGTTTCGGTGTCCGGCCGTGGAGGGGCCCGGTGGTGTGATGTTCGGGTGCGGTGCCGGCGGGATGCGGCTTCGTGCCAGCGGTTGCCTGGGGGCTGAGCCTCAGGTGGGGATGCGCGGCAGGGCTGGAACGCTGACGTCGGCCCGTGCCTCCACCGGCATGTGGCCGCATCGGCCGGGGACTTCCTGTCCGCGCCTCACCCGTGTGCTCCGTCGGTCAGGCGGCGGTGATTTCGAGGGTCACGGTGGAGTAGACGCCCTGGACGCTTCCGAGGCCCGCGTTGCACAGCAGAATGTCACTGGCGGCGCCGACGTTGGTCTGGAGGTAGGTGTCGCCGGCGAACAGTCCGGAGGTGACGGTGCCGCTGAGTACCACGACGAAGGTGACGCCTTCGATGCTGGACTGGATGTTGGCGCTGACGGTCGAGGTCTGACCGGTGTTCCAGGTGATGGGGAACGTGACGGAGGTGGGGACGAGCAGGGTCAGGCAGCTGATGTCGCCGCCCGGCGGGACGGTGCCCGAGGTGCTTCCCGAGGTGACGCCGGGGTGGCCGGGCGAGACGCACGGGCCGTACTGGGTGTTGGTCTGCAGCACGTGGGGTGAGGGGGTGTTCGTCAGTGCCGGGCTGTAGGAGACGACGTTGCTGCTGGGTGCGGTGCACGTCAGGTCGAGGGGCTGCGGGGCGGCGCCGGCGGGCGTGGCGCCCGCGGTGACGACGGTCAGCAGCGCGGCGGCGGCAAGGGGGCAGGCGGTCCTCAGCATGGCAGTCCCTCTCGGTAGTCGCATGGTCGCCCTCTGTCGCAGGAAATGCTCGTGCGGCAGCCTCGCCTTGTCAACGCCCCGCCGCCGACGGCATCTCCCGTGAGCGCCGGTGCCTCACCACCGGCCCGCCGGCGCCGGCAGGCCGCACCGAGTCGGCCCAGGCGATCTCGGCAGTGCGGGCGCGCGCTCACACCGGCGATCGCCTGGGCCGACCCGGGCCACACCCTGGGCGCGGCTGCCTGGGACCGCCGACACCTCACCCACCCCGCGGGCAGGGCCCGGGATGGGGCATCGCCGGGCCGCATCGGCAGGAAGCCGTCCGACGGTCCGGCGGGAGCAGCGGCCCGTCCCCGCGCGGCTTGCCGGAGGGGGACACGCAGGGTCCGGGCGTGGGCGGGGCCCCGCCGTCACATTCTTGACAGCTCATCAGATTTGACATGCCGGTGCTTGCGGGCCGTGCCCGGTGGGGGAGGGCGTCCGCGAGAATCGATCGACTCCGGACGACCATGCCGATCCCGCCGGGACCGGTGCGACCTGGGGCCTTCGTGCACCACGGGCCTCAGCGGCCGGCCCCGGGCGGACCTGCCGGCGCCCAGGGCCGCCACGGCCCCAGCTTCGCAACCCGACTCGACCCGTCTGGGCGCGACGACACCCCGAACCCCACTCCCGCTCGAGGACCCGCGCATCGCGCGCTGCGCCGGCGCCAAGGCCGCATTCGCGTTTTGGCTCCAAGACATGCTCGCGCCCTCACCCGCTCCCTCCGCCGCGGCCCTGTCCGCTGCCCCGGAACCGGTGCAGCGCCATCACCCGAGAAAGAAGGAACCACCGTGAAGCATCTGCGCACCCTCGCGACGGCCGTCTCCGCGACCCTGCTCGGCCTCGCCGTGCCGCTGCTCGCCCCCGCCGCGGCCCAGGCCTCACAGACGGCCGGAGTCGACATCACCTGCCTCGGCTCGACGCACGTCACCTACGACCCGCCCATCACCAACACCGAGCAGGACACCACCGCCCACATCACCAACAACTTCAGCTGCACGTCGCTGCTCACCGCGGTGAGCAGCGGCTCCCTGAACCGCACCGTCGTGCAGACCCTGAGCTGTCTCCTCGCGGTGACCCCTCCGACCAACACGGCGACGGAGACGTACAGCTGGAACACCGGTCAGAGCAGCACCGCCACCTACGTCAGCAGCACCGCGGTGCGCGCGGCCGACGGCACGACCACGGTCACCGCCGTGGGCGCGATCACCTCCGGCCTCGGCCTGGGCAGCACGGTCACCAAGGCCGTCGTCATTCCCCAGCTGAGCCCGACCGCCTGCGCCACGACCGGTCTCTCCGAAGTCAACGGAACCGCCAGCCTGGTCATCCTCCCCGTCTGACCGGCCGTTGCCCCATCGACCTTGGTGATCGTGAGTTCGAATCCGCCGACTCGGTCAGGTGATCTTCTGATCGGCGGGGCATGAAGACGGGGCCTCCCGCGCAGCTCGTGGACGTCGAATCCAGCCGAGCGACAGGAGGCCCCTGGCGCCGCACTCTTCCGTCTCCGTGACATGGCCGTCCAACTCCGCACCCCTGTCGTGTGATTGCCTCGCTCACCGGTTCAGGAACGCCGGCTGCTCCTCCCGCTCCTCCGGCACGTCCTGGGGGCCGGCCGCCCTGGTCCGGGTGGTGGGCGAACGGGGGCGGGCCGGGGCCCGGGTCGGCGGTGCCCCCTCCGACCCGGCCCGGGCCATCCGGGTCACGGCCGACCGGTGCCCGCGTCAGCTCCGCGCGGCCGGCTGGTGCCTGCATCCCCTTGGTCACACCATGTCACCCCGCGGGGTGACAGCGCGCCGATTCGACCGTTCGCGGGACTCGGCCCCGGAAAATGGACCATACAGCCGGGGGAGACGATTTCCCCGGTCTCCTTCGAAGAGGGGTGCGGACATGCGGAACGAAGCCGTCCAGCGCGTCGCGCTGGTTTTCAAGCTGCTCGACGCCAACGGGAACGGAGTGCTCGACGCGGGGGATTTCGAGCTGAAGACGGAGCGGGTGCTGGCCGAGGCCCCGGACTCGACGCCGGAGGCCCGCAGGGCGTTCACCGACAGCATGCGCCGCTGGTGGGAGGTGATCGCGGGAGTGCTGGACGAGAACGGCAACGGCGTGGTCAGCCCGCAGGAGTTCGAGGCGTCCGTGCTGAGCCCCGAACTGTTCGGCCGGGCCGCCGACGAGTTCGCCGACGCCCTCTCCGTGCTCGGTGACCCGGACGGCGACAACCTGATCGGGCGCCCCCGCTTCCTCGCCCTGATGACGGCCTGGGGCTTCGAGGCGCCGAACATCAACTCGGTCTTCGACGCGTTCGGCACCGACGCCCAGGACCGGATCACGGTGGCCTCCTGGGCCGACGGCATCCGGGACTACTTCGCCCCCGGCCTGGCCGGCATCCCCGGCGACCACCTGGTCGTCATCCCGGCCTGAGCCGCTGGCCGCGTCCCCGCTCGGACATCCTCCGGGCGCACGAGCGGTCACCGCGACCCTGACGACGGACCCCGTGTGATGTTCTGGCGCGGTGCCAGCTGGATGCGGCTTCGCGCCAGCGGTTGCTTGGGAGCTGAGTCGCAGGTGGGGACGTGCGGCAGGGCTGGAACGCTGACGTTGGCCCGCACCTCCACTGACATGTGGCCGCATCGCTCGGTGACTTCCCGTCCGCGCCTCACAGGTTGATGTCGCATGTTGGCGAGAATGTCGCACCTGTGCTGATTCAGGTTCTGCAAAACGGAGGCCGGCCGGGGCAACGGCTCGATGCGCTGTCCTCGATCGTGCCTGGCAGGGTCCGGCGCCTGCGGCGGGCCCTTTTTCTTCTGCGTCCGGCTGGAGCCGGCCACCGAGGCGGCGGGGCCCGTCTGGCCGAGTACGCCGAGCAGGCCCGTCTCCGTCTCCAGGCCCGCAACGCGAGGGCCGGCCGCACTGGACAACGAAGGAGGGGCGCACGGCAATGCCGCACGCCCCCTCCCCGTGGCCGTCGGTCCCCGGCGGGAGGGTCCGGCAGCCCGTGTCCGAACAGGCAGGAACGCCGTGTCCGAACGGGCGGGGGTTCCCGGAAAGCGCGCATGTTTCACACCAGATCCACAGAACCGAGGCGGGAGCACCTACTTTTGAAGCCTGCTTCAGGTCATGGGGAACCGCCTCGTGGCCCGGTGCCGAGAGGTTTGGAATCCATGCGCACAACAGTTATCCCGGCCGGTCGCGGGCGGTGGCGAAAATCCGCCACCGCCCTTCTCGCGGTCGCCGCGGTGGCGGCAGGGGGAATTGTGACCGTCACTCCCGCTGTAGCGGTCCCGCAAGACCCGAACCTTTCCCCCGCCATTGTCTCCATGGGCGACAGCTACATCTCCGGCGAGGGAGGGCGATGGAGAGGAAACGGCGACGGCGAGGCCAGGGATTCCACCGACAATGGGATCGGCATCTACCGGGGGCCGAATTACCTGGGAATCGAAGAGAACACGTCGTACCTGGACGGTGGCAACAAGTGCGACCGGTCGAACGTGGCCGAGATCATGATGGCGGACCTGCCGGGCGAGGTGGGGGTGAAGAAGTTCAACCTCGCCTGCTCGGGGGCCAAGACCGACCAGTTCCACGACGGCTGGGCCGAGAAAAGCCAGGTTTCGCAGCTGGATCAGCTCGACTACGTCGCCCGGACCAACCGGGTCAAGATGGTGGTCGTCTCGGTCGGCGGGAATGATGTCGGCTTCTCGGACATCATCAAGGCCTGCGTCAAGGCGTACACGCTCCCCTTCCAGGGGACTTGCAATGAGGAGCAGGACAAGAATTTCGATTCGGCCAACCTGTACCTCCGGACCAAGGTCTCCACGGTTCTCAGGTCGATCAAGACCAAGATGAGGGACGCCGGGTATCAGCCCTGGGACTACAGCCTGGTCCTTCAGTCGTATCCTCGCCCCCTTCCCGCGAAAATCGATGACTTCACGCCGGACAACCGGGGCAACAGGGGCTGCCCTTTCAAGGACGCCGATGCCACCTGGGCCGCCACCACGATGATGGAAAAACTCACCAATCGTCTCAAGGAGGCGGCGGACGACGTCGGCGGGGTCAGGTTCCTGGACCTGACCGATGCTTTCGCAGGGCATGAGCTGTGCAGCAAGTTCGCCGACCTGGCGACCACGTCGGGAGGAGTGGCCAGCAACCGTGCCGAGTGGATCCGCTGGCTCCCCGACCGCCTCATCGAAGTCGGCCCCCTGGGTGCGCAGCAGGAGGCGATCCACCCCAACGCGTACGGGCAGCAGGCCTTGGGCGCGTGTCTCACCGCGCTGGCCGCTTATCTGGAGCAGGGCTTCAGAACGGGGGCCTGGCGATTCAAGTGCACGAATCCGGGTGCACGGCCGGCCACCGAGATGGGATTGTCCGAGGATGAGGACGCGAGGTACTCGCTCGGTGTCGCGGTCGATCCGCCGGTCGCGAGTGGTGGCAGTGCCGCGCTGAGCACGCGTGGACCATGGCCGGTGGAGGGGCGGCGGTTCCTCACCTCGCCGGGGACGCTCATCCCCGTGGGCGACCTCCCGGCGACCCACGCGGAGCCCGCAGCGCCGGAGCCCGGGCGGACCTTTGCCGCGGCCCAGAGCTGGACGCCCGTCAGGGACACGGTCGGGGGCTGGCAGTTGAGGGCGCCGAACGGCGCCGCCCTGGTCGCGGATCCGGGTTCCGGGACGGTCCACCTGCGTGACGTGGGGCCCGTCGAGAGCGATCCGTACGCGGCGAGCTGGCAGTTCCACAGCGACAGCCAGGGGCATTTCTGGATCACCCACCTGCGCGAGCCCAGAGCTGTGGACATCCATCCGGCGAACATGCGGCGTTGGTGCCTGACCGCCTCGGAGGAGGACGAGAACTCGCGCCTGCGGCTCGTTCCCTGCTCCGGGCTCGGCGAACAGCAGTGGAAGGTGGAGAACACCGCTTCCTGCACGAGCCTCCAGTCGCTCGGCGCCTGCGATGCGGCGCCGGTCGCGGACGCGGACCCGGTGTCGGTCCTGATGGCGACGGGCTTCCTCGAGAAGACCATGGACAAGAACATCGTCAACGACCTCGGGGTGCCGCAGAGCTACACGGGGGGCCACTTCGGCCCGGGCCCGGAGTTCGGGCCCAACGGATTCCAGGCCTCCTTCACCTACGACAACGCGGTGATCATCGCCTCCATACTGCAGGGACGCTTCCGCGACGTCGGACGGGCCGTCAGGCTCGGCGACAGCCTGCTGTACGCCCAGGACCACGACCCGGTCGACGACGGCCGGATCCGCGCGTCCTACCTGACCGACCCGTTCGTCACCACCCTCGGCCGCGACTACCCCGCCGGCACCCCCTACATCGGCAGCTGGTCGGTCTACACCGGCAACATGGCCTGGGCAGGCATGGCCTTCGCCCGCCTGTACTCGGTCACCGGCGAACAGAAGTACCTCAACGGCGCGCTCCGGGCCGCCGACTGGATCCAGGACAACGCCGCCGACACCCGCGGGCTCGGCGGCTATACCGGCGGCTACTCCGACTCCTCCGGCAACGGCACGGCCATGGTCCGCAAGGACTGGAAGGCGACCGAGCACAACATCGACGTCGGCGCGTTCTTCGCCATGCTGGCGAAACTGACCGGTGATCAGACCTGGGCCCAGCGCTCCGAGAACGCCTTCGCGTTTGTGCGCGGCATGCAGGCCGACGACGGCCGGCTGTGGACCGGCACCGGCAACGACGGCGTCACCCAGAACCGCGACAGCGTCCCCGAGGACATCCAGACCTGGAGCTACCTGGCCACCCTTGACCCCCGCTACTCCCGCTCCATCGACTGGGCCGCCACCAACCTCGCCGCCACCGACAACCCGGTCGGCGGAACCCTCTACGGCGTCAGCTTCGCCAAGTCCGACACCAGCAAGGTCTGGCTGGAAGGAACCGCCCACCTGCTCGCCGCCTACCACGCCCGCCGCGCACCGGGCGACGACGCGAAGGCGGCCGTCCTCCAGAAGACCCTGCAGGACGCCCAAGGCGGCGCTGTCCCCAACGCCGACGGCAACGGCATCGTCGCCGCCTCCAGCGACGGCCTCACCACCGGTGAGGGCGACATCTACTACGCCTCCCTGCACACCGGCGCCACCGCCTGGTACATCCTCGCCGGCCAAGGCGGAAACCCCTTCCGCCTCTGACCGAACCCTCCGGCGGCGGCCTCCCCCTTCAGGTGGGAGGCCGCCGCCAGACCGACGCCGAGAAGTCCCGCCAGACGGCCGCTCGCGACGTTTGTGAAATTCGGTGATGCCGGTTGCGATGACGGATCGAGTGGGTGCATGGGCGCGGGTTTCGGGGCCAGGGCCGCGGTGGTCGTCTTGTTGGGTGTGGTGGTGTTGGCGGTCGTCGTCACTTGGTTGCTGCCGTGCGTGCGGCGTCTGCGCGTGGCCCGCTGGGTCCTGGTGGCCGTGAGTGTGCTGCTCGGTGTGGTGGTGCTGGCCGTCGGTGTGAGTAGGCCCTCGCACTGAGCGGCGACCGGCACCGCTGTGGGCGGTGCCGGGAAGAGCGCTCCGGCGCGGGGGCGTGTGTGGCGGGGCGGCCGGTGATCGCGCTCATGCCGGTGCGGTGGGATATCGGGTGGTGGCTTCCATGCTCCGTACGCCCGGCGGTGGGTGGAGTGCCGGGTGCCGACAGCGCGGTGGGCCTCCTTCTGGCGGCCTGCCCGTGGTGCCGGTGCCTTTCGATACGTGTTGCGTCGCGACCGCCACCGCCCACCGCTGCCGCCACCGCCACCGCCACCGCCACCGCTACCGCTACCGCTGCCACCGCTGGTTGTTGCTGCTCGCGGGTGTTGTCGTCCGGCCCTCCCCGGGGTCTTGGGCCGGGCCGACGTCGCCGCTTCCATCGGCTCGGTCGGCGACGCGCTGGACAACGCCCTGATGGAATCAACGATCGGCCTGTACAAGACAGAGCTGATCAAACCCCAGCGGCCTTGGCGCACGCTCTCCGAAGTCGAACCCGCCACCGCCGAGTGGGCGGACTGGTACAACCATCGCCGACTCCACGGTGAGATAGGCCACGTTCCACCGGCCGAATACGAAGCCAGCTACTACCTGACCGCCACAAAACACCTGGTCACAGTCACAACGTAGAGTCTCAAGCCGAGCCGGTGCGCTTGACTGATCACAGCCCCGTCCAGCTCCTGGCCGGATGTACTTGACGGGGGCGGGAAGGGCGTTGGCTACTCATCCCGTTGCTGCAATTGTCTGGCGAATGTGTGCCCGTCCTTGGCGAAGGTGTCCACAAGGGCCAGGTAGTGAGGGCGGGTGGCCGAGCTGACATGGGGGCGCAGGGCTTCGAGCCATTCCGGCATCAGGTAGCCCGGTGAGGTGCCCGTGTCGTCAACGGGTGTGGTGAGTTCCCGTGCCCAGCGCAGGCCGGGGTCGAGTTGGAAGCCGAGCGGCTGCGACCTCAACAGGCCAACCAGGGCGTCCGTGCACCGCTGCACGCCGCGGGCCTCCTGGAGCCATGCCTCGATGTGATCGCGTAGGGGCTGCACCGGGAGCCAGTTCGCGCGGGCCTGCTGGATGACGGCGTCCAGGTGCCGGTCGGAGCCGTGGGGTGTGGGTGCGGGCAGGAGGGCCCGCAGCAGGTCCTCGCGGCCCTGGCGTGCCCGGTAGCCGGCGCGGCCGACGACTGGGGGGAGAGTGAGGGCGCTCTCCATGACGTGCGGCCACAGCACCGCGAGCGGGGCGGCGAGTTCCGGCTCGTAGGTGGCCGCCATCTTCAGGGCATCCAGGAGAAGTGCCAGTACGGCCGGCGAGCCGACCAACTGGTCGATGATCCCGGCCGCGACGGCGGGCTCGTGGCGGCCGGCGTGCAGCACGGCCGCGGCGAGCGGTGCGGTCATGTCGGAGCGCAGGTTGTGGAACCGGCCGTCCTCGACGCAGACTGCCCGAGCGTAGGCGTTCAACACGGTCGGCCGAAGCGCCCGGGCCACAGGCGCGGCGCAGTGCTCGCCGGCGGCGGCGTCCAGCACCGCGGCCACGCTCGGGAACAGCAGGTCCAGTGGGATCCGGTGGTCCTCCATGGCCTCGAGGTCGGCTGCCAGTGTGCCGGCCTGGCCCAAGGCCGTGCGCGGCGGCGCACCACCGTGGCCTTCCTCCTCTTCGTCGAACTCATCGAGCGCCTCGGGATACCAGTCCGGGACGTTCAGCGGGTTGGCGGGAGTCAGCCGGATCCCGCCGAGGACTGCCTCCCATGCGAGGGCGTGATGGCACACCGGCCCGGCCGTAGCACAGGGCTGGCGCCACAGCACGGCCAGTCCGTCACAGGCGTAGCGCCGTACCTCGTGCACCGGATGGCATGCCGCCGCGCGTACCGCCTCCGCCGCGGCCTCCCGCAGTGCCGGGCCGACCCGGTGTGCGGCCCAGGGCAGCAGCAATCGGGGCAGGACCAGCGCTGCCATCCGGCTCCCCTCCCAGGGGTAGGTGGCATCGGCCGCGCCGGCCGGCACGCGGTCCGTGATGGCGCAGGCCAGCAGCCCGATCGCCCACTCCAGATCGTCCGCCTCCAGTTCGCGGCCCGTGTCGGCGGCCATCACCGCCCCGGCGGCCACCGCGTAGAGGCCACCGGCAGCGTGGACACCGACCTCATCAGAGCGAGAACCCTCCTCCAAGTCCTGGGCGGCATCCCGGGCAACGCGCAGGTCGGCGGCCAGTTGGGCCAGATCCGCCGGCACCGCGGCCGCAGCGCGCCGCCACAGGTCCGTCATCGCCTGATACGCCGTGGTCATCCCCAGCAGACGGCTCTGGAAGCCGCTCGCGGCCCGCATCCGTTGGATCCGCTCGGCGATGTCGGGGGAGGGCAGGACCTCGACCACCACCTCCCGCCCTTCTCGGCGGATGCTGTAGCGGTCGAAGTCCAGATGGTCGGCCCAGTTTCCCACCGCTGGGTCCACGGCATCCTGCTCCCCGCCGGCTTCGCGCAGGCGCCGCGACACCCCCCGCAGTCGCTCCAGGACCCCTTGGTCGTCCTGGCGCGCGGCCTCGACGACCAAGTGCATCGCCACACGGCCCGGCTGCGCCCGCAGGTAGAGGTCACCGGGCAGGTCGGTGGGGGAGCCGGAGCCGAACATGCCCCGGTACATGGCGCGCCGGTTCTCGAACGACCACACCAGCGGCTGGGCGAGGAAGTCGTCCAACTCGTCGGTGACGCGGTCCAGATGGCGTACGAGGAAGCCGTAGGCCAATCCCGCGCCGGCGGCCGTGCCGACATGCCGCAGCGGGAGCTGCGCCACGTGCCGCAGTTCCATCCCGGCCTCGAGCATGTGATGCATCATCAGGTCCAGGGCCATCAGGGAACTCGTGCACGGCTGGGGGCCGTTGAGGGTCCCCTGGTACCAGCCCCACGCCCCCGCGCCGCCGGCGTACACGCGGACACCGGTGTCCAGCAGGTCCGCCTCCAACACCGGGCCGCCGGGGGAGCTGGCACCCTCGGGCCCGCCCGGGACCCGCTCGGACACCCCGTCCCAGTACTCTGTGACCGGCCCGTACACGCAGTCGTGGGCCAGCGCCGACACCAGGGCCAGCCCGTGTGGGGCCGAGGCCTGCAGCAGCGCCATGAACGGCCCCCGGTACCAGGCGGCCTGACCGCGTGTGCGCAGCCCCTCGTACTCGTGCCGTCCCCGGAACGCCTCCTGGCGGCGGAGGTCCTTCCCCGCGTCGTGCGGGTCCGTGCAGTAGTACGCCGCCGCGAGCCGCAGCAGCAGGTCCGGATCACGGGCCGCCAGAGCGCGTGCGGGATCGAAGCGGTCCACCACCGGAGCCAGTTCGCCCCGGTCGGCCAAGGCCACCGCCCGCAGCGCCCGCGCCACGTGTTCGTCCAGGTCGGCGCCGAGCAGCCCCAAGGCCTCCAACCGCGCCTGGCCCCTGCTTCCACGGCCCCCGCCGCTCAGCAGACGCTCGCGCACCAGAACCCGCGCGGCACGGTAGGGCGACACGTCGGATCCCGCCGTCTCCAACCGCGCGACCCCCCGCAGCCAGCCGAGCACCACCTCCTCGCCCCGGGACGGCTCATGGTCGGCACCGGAGGCGAACAGGGCAGTGTTCGCAGCCAGCCACGCCACGACCGGCGCTGCGACCACCACATCGCACGCCCCCTCGCCGGCGAACCGCAGCTGCACGCATGACAGCAGACTGTCCAGCAATAGCGGGTCGCCGCCCAGCGAAGCGGACAGCGCTTCCAGCGCCTGCTCGCACCAACCCGCCGCCAGCACCGCCTCCCACGGCACCTCCGCCCACCGCGGCCCGTGGACTCCGGCCAGCGCCGCGAACCTGGCCGACACCTCCTCCCAGCACGCAAGGAAGGCACCGGTCGCGCTGCCGCGCTGCCGCAGCCTCACCTGGCACACGATCCGCGCCGCCCGCACCGCCCACCGGTGCCCCGACGCCTCCAGCAGCGGCAGGCCGTCCTCCAGCAGGAGCCGCCGGGCCACGGCGTAGTCCCGCAGCACGTCATGCGCGAACTGCTGCTCCTCGCCCCCCAGCGCCGACCCCTCGCCCACCGGCGCCAGGATCCCCGCCGAACGCAGCGACGCCAGCGTCCGGCCGGTGGGAAGGCGGCCCCGGCGTGCCGTCAGCCGCCCTTCCGCCAACGACACCAGCGCGTCGGCCCGGTCATCCCCCGACCCCTCGTCATCGGCACCAGGGCGCCCGCCCTGCAGGATCAGTGCCTGCCACACCACGGAGTAGACGTCGGCCTCGCTGGACAGCACCTCGGGCAGACGGGCGCCGGTGCGTGTGGCGCGCAGCAGCAGGTCGACGGTGGTCAGCCGGCCCAGCAACCAGCGCGACCTGGCGTCGCGGGCGATCCGGGCGAGTTCGGGGGCGGCGGCCAGCACCTGGGCACTCTCGCCCTCGTCCAACGAGCGGAGAGTGAACTCCCGAACCGGGCGCCCTGCCAGCTCCAGAATCTGCCGCAGGGTGTCCACCGCATCGTCGCGGCTGACCAGGACGAGAGTCGCGCCCAGGCCCCAGGCCGCTTCGGCGGCCTCGGCCACCAGGTCCTCCAAGCCCTGCTG is part of the Kitasatospora setae KM-6054 genome and harbors:
- a CDS encoding ATP-binding protein, translated to MQVNTASAHGSVYASQHGDVIHYGATVDAPVLFAQWERRLRRLTPGFIRTGGGEELRIDRGAAVRDLSGCVTDAGAQAVVLVRGEPGTGKSALALGVAEELRRRQFTVLAAPLPALAGHRDGLEDLLERALAAGIGADGHADGGEQRPPGRAVLLDGAEAAQQGLEDLVAEAAEAAWGLGATLVLVSRDDAVDTLRQILELAGRPVREFTLRSLDEGESAQVLAAAPELARIARDARSRWLLGRLTTVDLLLRATRTGARLPEVLSSEADVYSVVWQALILQGGRPGADDEGSGDDRADALVSLAEGRLTARRGRLPTGRTLASLRSAGILAPVGEGSALGGEEQQFAHDVLRDYAVARRLLLEDGLPLLEASGHRWAVRAARIVCQVRLRQRGSATGAFLACWEEVSARFAALAGVHGPRWAEVPWEAVLAAGWCEQALEALSASLGGDPLLLDSLLSCVQLRFAGEGACDVVVAAPVVAWLAANTALFASGADHEPSRGEEVVLGWLRGVARLETAGSDVSPYRAARVLVRERLLSGGGRGSRGQARLEALGLLGADLDEHVARALRAVALADRGELAPVVDRFDPARALAARDPDLLLRLAAAYYCTDPHDAGKDLRRQEAFRGRHEYEGLRTRGQAAWYRGPFMALLQASAPHGLALVSALAHDCVYGPVTEYWDGVSERVPGGPEGASSPGGPVLEADLLDTGVRVYAGGAGAWGWYQGTLNGPQPCTSSLMALDLMMHHMLEAGMELRHVAQLPLRHVGTAAGAGLAYGFLVRHLDRVTDELDDFLAQPLVWSFENRRAMYRGMFGSGSPTDLPGDLYLRAQPGRVAMHLVVEAARQDDQGVLERLRGVSRRLREAGGEQDAVDPAVGNWADHLDFDRYSIRREGREVVVEVLPSPDIAERIQRMRAASGFQSRLLGMTTAYQAMTDLWRRAAAAVPADLAQLAADLRVARDAAQDLEEGSRSDEVGVHAAGGLYAVAAGAVMAADTGRELEADDLEWAIGLLACAITDRVPAGAADATYPWEGSRMAALVLPRLLLPWAAHRVGPALREAAAEAVRAAACHPVHEVRRYACDGLAVLWRQPCATAGPVCHHALAWEAVLGGIRLTPANPLNVPDWYPEALDEFDEEEEGHGGAPPRTALGQAGTLAADLEAMEDHRIPLDLLFPSVAAVLDAAAGEHCAAPVARALRPTVLNAYARAVCVEDGRFHNLRSDMTAPLAAAVLHAGRHEPAVAAGIIDQLVGSPAVLALLLDALKMAATYEPELAAPLAVLWPHVMESALTLPPVVGRAGYRARQGREDLLRALLPAPTPHGSDRHLDAVIQQARANWLPVQPLRDHIEAWLQEARGVQRCTDALVGLLRSQPLGFQLDPGLRWARELTTPVDDTGTSPGYLMPEWLEALRPHVSSATRPHYLALVDTFAKDGHTFARQLQQRDE